The Podospora pseudopauciseta strain CBS 411.78 chromosome 2 map unlocalized CBS411.78m_2, whole genome shotgun sequence genome has a window encoding:
- a CDS encoding uncharacterized protein (EggNog:ENOG503PZUH), translating into MQLTTLFMTLSAAAGLALAASTSSTNLDTCQRIQSDLQGMNVTYLPDMIHLRRSSNASFNVPANARGPCSLIAAFPADYSIRDSSVEQGGNPIAVNVTDVDGPTPDSLVGTVRFPSALPGPTTKEAVKITINSFACREKMTYHFEAAELGSVQFKNTADAGLFIEYSC; encoded by the coding sequence ATGCAGTTAACAACCCTCTTCATGACCCTCTCGGCTGCTGCCGGCCTCGCCCTTGCCGCCTCTACTTCTAGCACCAACCTTGACACCTGCCAGCGTATCCAGTCCGATCTCCAGGGAATGAACGTTACCTACCTCCCCGATATGATCCACCTCCGCCGCTCGAGCAATGCCTCTTTCAACGTCCCTGCCAACGCCCGTGGTCCCTGCTCTCTTATTGCGGCCTTTCCGGCCGACTATTCGATTAGAGACTCCTCGGTTGAGCAAGGCGGCAACCCCATTGCTGTCAACGTCACCGACGTTGATGGTCCCACCCCCGACTCCCTAGTTGGTACCGTTCGCTTCCCTTCTGCCTTGCCTGGTCCGACGACTAAGGAGGCAGTCAagatcaccatcaacagtTTTGCCTGCAGGGAGAAGATGACTTACCATTTTGAGGCCGCCGAGTTGGGTTCGGTTCAGTTCAAGAACACGGCGGATGCTGGGCTCTTCATTGAATATAGCTGCTAA